In Natronococcus occultus SP4, the following proteins share a genomic window:
- the mct gene encoding succinyl-CoA:mesaconate CoA-transferase — protein sequence MGALSNLRVIDLTQVLAGPYCTMLLADMGADVVKIERPGGDLIRSNPPFVDDADEEAYGGYFQSVNRGKRSLELDFNDEDDRDDFLSLVEEADIVVENYRAGTMEKYDLGYETLSEHNPELIYSSIRGFGDPRTGETHRQGQPSFDLIAQALGGVMEITGHEDGPPTKVGPGIGDLFTATLNCIGILAAVNHREQTGEGQYVDTAMYDAMLSMTERAIYQHSYTGEAPSRRGNSHPTLFPYDAFETADGYAVIAAFGTNHWREVCEAMDRPDLATEYPDAADRLEHREQLREEIAAWAEGIETETLVDTLEGRVPVAPVQSTDEIFEDPHVRDRKMLVPVEQPGADETVEIAGSPIKMTETPPEPGRRAPLLDEHREELLKDGELEPADPETAADD from the coding sequence ATGGGCGCACTGTCGAATCTGCGCGTGATCGACCTGACGCAGGTGCTGGCCGGCCCGTACTGTACGATGCTGCTCGCGGATATGGGCGCCGACGTCGTAAAGATCGAGCGTCCCGGTGGGGACCTAATCAGGTCGAACCCCCCGTTCGTCGACGACGCCGACGAGGAGGCCTACGGCGGCTACTTCCAGAGCGTCAACCGCGGCAAGCGCAGTCTCGAGCTCGATTTCAACGACGAGGACGACCGCGACGATTTCCTCTCGCTGGTCGAGGAGGCCGACATCGTCGTCGAGAACTACCGCGCGGGGACGATGGAGAAGTACGATCTGGGCTACGAGACCCTCAGCGAGCACAATCCGGAGCTGATCTACTCCTCGATCCGGGGTTTCGGCGATCCGCGTACGGGCGAGACCCACCGTCAGGGCCAACCCTCCTTCGATCTCATCGCGCAGGCGCTTGGCGGCGTGATGGAGATCACCGGCCACGAGGACGGGCCGCCGACGAAGGTCGGCCCCGGGATCGGCGACCTCTTCACCGCGACGCTGAACTGTATCGGGATCCTCGCGGCGGTCAACCACCGCGAGCAGACCGGCGAGGGCCAGTACGTCGATACGGCGATGTACGACGCGATGCTCAGTATGACCGAGCGCGCGATCTACCAACACTCCTACACCGGCGAAGCGCCCTCTCGTCGCGGAAACTCCCATCCGACGCTGTTTCCGTACGACGCCTTCGAGACCGCGGACGGGTACGCCGTGATCGCCGCGTTCGGCACCAACCACTGGCGGGAGGTCTGCGAGGCGATGGACCGACCCGATCTGGCCACGGAGTACCCCGATGCGGCCGATCGCCTCGAACACCGCGAACAGTTGCGCGAGGAGATCGCCGCGTGGGCCGAGGGCATCGAGACGGAGACGCTTGTCGACACCCTTGAGGGACGGGTTCCGGTCGCGCCGGTCCAGAGCACCGACGAGATCTTCGAGGACCCCCACGTTCGCGACAGGAAGATGCTCGTCCCCGTCGAACAGCCCGGAGCCGACGAAACCGTCGAGATCGCAGGCTCGCCGATCAAGATGACCGAGACGCCGCCCGAGCCCGGTCGGCGAGCGCCGTTGCTCGACGAACACCGCGAGGAGCTTCTCAAGGACGGCGAACTCGAACCCGCGGATCCCGAAACCGCGGCCGACGACTGA
- a CDS encoding methylaspartate ammonia-lyase: MRIETIHATPGYSGFFFDDQRAIKAGASQDGFTYEGEPVTEGFDEIRQAGETLLVEVELEDGSLHRGDCAAVQYSGAGGRDPLFRAAEYAPVVEGPVAEALTGREAGEFLANAELLEDLEIEGDRLHTAIRYGVSQALLAAAARDAAATRTDVLADELGTEPATEPVPVFGQSGDDRYVNTEKMFVKGVPVLPHGLINSVEKIGEDGGTLLEYVEWLVERSQELGPEGYDPRFHIDVYGMIGEIFGPPYDREEVVDYFRALEDAAAPSPIQIEGPMDVGDREGQIEAMVELREGLAAAGVGVDIVADEWCNTFEDVRAFVDRGAADVVQIKTPDLGGIHRSGQAVRYCEGTDTRAYLGGTCNETETSARACAHVALATDAAQVLAKPGMGFDEGYMIVENEMRRTVARRNRDRQRPNTDEVAADD, translated from the coding sequence GTGCGGATTGAGACGATCCACGCCACGCCGGGCTACAGCGGGTTCTTCTTCGACGACCAGCGCGCGATCAAAGCGGGCGCCAGCCAGGACGGGTTCACCTACGAGGGCGAGCCCGTCACGGAGGGGTTCGACGAGATCCGCCAGGCAGGCGAGACGCTGCTCGTCGAGGTCGAACTCGAGGACGGAAGCCTCCACCGCGGCGACTGCGCCGCGGTCCAGTACTCCGGCGCGGGCGGACGCGACCCCCTGTTCCGGGCCGCCGAGTACGCCCCCGTCGTCGAGGGTCCCGTCGCCGAGGCGCTGACCGGCCGCGAGGCGGGCGAGTTCCTCGCGAACGCCGAACTACTCGAGGACCTCGAGATCGAAGGGGACCGGCTCCACACGGCGATCCGATACGGTGTCTCACAGGCGCTGCTGGCCGCGGCCGCACGCGACGCGGCCGCAACGCGGACGGACGTCCTCGCAGACGAGCTCGGGACGGAGCCGGCAACCGAGCCGGTTCCGGTCTTCGGCCAGTCGGGCGACGACCGCTATGTCAACACCGAGAAGATGTTCGTCAAGGGCGTTCCCGTCCTCCCCCACGGACTGATTAACAGCGTCGAGAAGATCGGCGAGGACGGCGGGACATTGCTCGAGTACGTCGAGTGGCTGGTCGAGCGCTCACAGGAGCTCGGCCCGGAGGGGTACGACCCCCGGTTCCACATCGACGTCTACGGCATGATCGGCGAGATATTCGGCCCGCCCTACGACCGTGAGGAGGTCGTTGACTACTTCCGGGCGCTTGAGGACGCCGCCGCGCCCTCTCCGATCCAGATCGAGGGGCCGATGGACGTCGGCGACCGGGAGGGGCAGATCGAGGCGATGGTCGAGCTCCGCGAGGGGCTCGCCGCCGCCGGCGTCGGCGTCGACATCGTCGCCGACGAGTGGTGTAATACCTTCGAGGACGTCCGGGCGTTCGTCGACCGGGGCGCGGCCGACGTCGTCCAGATCAAGACTCCCGACCTCGGCGGGATCCACCGCAGCGGCCAGGCGGTGCGGTACTGCGAGGGGACCGACACCCGCGCCTATTTGGGCGGGACCTGCAACGAGACCGAGACCTCCGCGCGGGCCTGCGCGCACGTCGCGCTCGCGACCGACGCCGCACAGGTGCTTGCAAAGCCCGGAATGGGGTTCGACGAGGGGTACATGATCGTGGAAAACGAGATGCGACGAACCGTCGCCAGACGAAACAGAGACCGACAACGTCCGAACACTGACGAGGTGGCTGCAGATGACTAG
- a CDS encoding uracil-DNA glycosylase produces the protein MDANQQTRANPYGMDEDCRNCPALCETRTQVVHGYGDVGADFLFVGERPTARADEVGVPFLVEDSERSDEDGTSLRRMLERLGLCDATSPADRPELENVYLTNLTRCRDPDRKPTDGEIGNCEPYLNAEIRMINPEIIVPVGERALAEIGVEYTTTPVEELALESDHATTIRGRGFELVPMVEPREQTDAQTQAWLEHFVELMASDYRQTKGRQKR, from the coding sequence GTGGACGCGAACCAGCAAACCCGCGCGAACCCGTACGGGATGGACGAGGACTGCCGGAACTGTCCGGCGCTCTGTGAGACGCGCACGCAGGTGGTCCACGGCTACGGTGACGTCGGCGCGGACTTCCTGTTCGTCGGCGAGCGGCCGACGGCCAGGGCCGACGAGGTCGGCGTCCCCTTCCTCGTCGAGGACTCCGAGCGGAGCGACGAGGACGGCACCTCCCTGCGACGAATGCTCGAACGGCTGGGCCTCTGTGACGCGACCTCGCCCGCCGACCGCCCCGAGCTCGAGAACGTCTACCTGACGAACCTCACCCGGTGTCGCGACCCCGATCGGAAGCCGACCGACGGGGAGATCGGCAACTGCGAGCCCTACCTCAACGCCGAGATCCGGATGATCAACCCCGAGATCATCGTCCCGGTCGGCGAGCGTGCCCTCGCCGAGATCGGCGTCGAGTACACGACGACGCCCGTCGAGGAGCTCGCGCTCGAATCGGACCACGCGACGACGATCCGCGGGCGCGGGTTCGAGCTCGTGCCGATGGTCGAGCCCCGGGAACAGACCGACGCCCAGACCCAGGCGTGGCTCGAGCACTTCGTGGAGCTGATGGCGTCGGACTATCGACAGACGAAAGGTCGACAGAAACGCTAA
- a CDS encoding CBS domain-containing protein: MEQELSVREVLTTEYVGVSESDPVLETVRLMREERAGCVLVVRGSEPVGIMTEWDVLGLVAAEDDPAETTVGEVMTSPVISIGAGWSLADAATTMSRQNIRNLVVESDDEVVGVLTQRDVITAAGSFQGAASGAAEPPLETDRPIGQSRGSRPSEEIDTELLPNGGDEFSTQGVCEACGSLADSLWDANGRLVCSDCRSV; encoded by the coding sequence ATGGAACAGGAACTGTCCGTCAGGGAGGTCCTGACGACCGAATACGTCGGCGTCAGCGAGTCGGACCCCGTTCTGGAGACCGTCCGCCTGATGCGTGAGGAACGGGCGGGCTGTGTCCTCGTTGTTCGCGGCTCGGAACCGGTCGGGATCATGACCGAGTGGGACGTCCTCGGACTCGTCGCCGCGGAGGACGACCCCGCTGAGACGACCGTCGGCGAGGTGATGACCAGCCCCGTTATCTCTATCGGTGCAGGCTGGTCGCTGGCCGACGCCGCAACGACGATGAGCCGACAGAACATCCGTAACCTGGTCGTCGAGAGCGACGATGAGGTCGTCGGCGTCCTCACGCAGCGCGACGTCATCACTGCGGCCGGCTCCTTCCAGGGTGCGGCGAGCGGTGCCGCCGAGCCGCCGCTCGAAACCGATCGACCGATCGGCCAGTCACGGGGCTCCCGTCCGAGCGAGGAGATCGACACCGAGCTGTTGCCCAACGGCGGCGACGAGTTCTCGACCCAGGGCGTCTGTGAGGCCTGTGGCTCGCTCGCCGACTCCCTGTGGGACGCCAACGGGCGACTGGTCTGTTCGGACTGTCGCTCGGTGTGA
- a CDS encoding GTP cyclohydrolase III: protein MTNTQVTLLQIDNYGPWTVTPEPRREADLQTLQSRLYADVSQFVGNRDGYVFFTRFDNMIAVTNGLSREDHALLQESVGNRYPVTVSLGVATGTTPVQALSDATAVLQEAGSAQDKNRRECLEGRTIDDAHRTGEDVQIAHFDVIDATGEYTDELNAFDTFIEIEQGYASLMRHMRRAHDSLAFFVGGDNVIVVCPDLGVDAYEEAIYHVEEDVDVELQVGVGRGSVAHEAGIAAKHALEDCRADGTRVEFDR, encoded by the coding sequence GTGACGAACACGCAGGTTACGCTCCTCCAGATCGACAACTACGGCCCGTGGACCGTAACGCCCGAGCCGCGACGGGAAGCCGACCTCCAGACGCTCCAGTCGCGGCTGTACGCCGACGTCTCTCAGTTCGTCGGGAACCGCGACGGCTACGTCTTCTTCACCCGCTTCGACAACATGATCGCCGTCACGAACGGGCTCTCGCGCGAGGATCACGCGTTGCTCCAGGAGTCCGTCGGTAACCGCTACCCCGTTACCGTCAGTCTCGGGGTCGCGACCGGGACGACCCCGGTCCAGGCGCTTTCCGACGCGACCGCCGTGCTCCAGGAGGCCGGCAGCGCACAGGACAAGAACCGTCGGGAGTGTCTCGAGGGTCGAACCATCGACGACGCCCACCGCACCGGCGAGGACGTCCAGATCGCACACTTCGACGTCATCGACGCGACGGGCGAGTACACCGACGAGCTCAACGCCTTCGATACGTTCATCGAGATCGAACAGGGGTACGCCTCTCTTATGCGACACATGCGACGGGCCCACGACAGTCTGGCCTTCTTCGTCGGCGGCGACAACGTCATCGTCGTCTGTCCAGATCTCGGGGTCGACGCCTACGAAGAGGCCATCTACCACGTCGAGGAAGACGTCGACGTCGAACTCCAGGTCGGCGTCGGACGCGGCAGCGTCGCCCACGAGGCGGGCATCGCGGCCAAACACGCCCTCGAGGACTGTCGGGCCGACGGGACCAGAGTCGAGTTCGATCGGTGA
- a CDS encoding Mrp/NBP35 family ATP-binding protein — translation MDEDAVRDRLRTVEDPELEDDIVSLGLVNELSVDGEEVDIDLALGAPYSPTETDIAGEVRELLLEEGLEPNLSASIPDRDDGGDEQVLPGVKNVIAVASGKGGVGKSTVATNLAAGLSQLGARVGLFDADVYGPNVPRMFDADEPPMATEDETLVPPEKYGVKLMSMAFLTGEDDPVIWRGPMVHKVITQLTEDVEWGNLDYLIVDLPPGTGDTQLTMLQTMPVTGAVIVTTPQDVALDDARKGLEMFAKHDTVVLGIAENMSTFACPDCGGEHDIFGSGGGEEFAETHEMPFLGSIPLDPTVREGGDGGEPTVVSDDGETGDAFRTITENVANNTGIVHRRGASQSSGQGTRVSER, via the coding sequence ATGGACGAAGACGCCGTTCGCGACCGCCTCCGGACGGTCGAAGATCCGGAACTCGAGGACGACATCGTCTCGCTCGGGCTCGTCAACGAGCTCTCGGTCGACGGCGAGGAGGTCGACATCGACCTCGCGCTCGGGGCGCCCTACTCCCCGACCGAGACCGACATCGCCGGCGAGGTCCGGGAGCTGCTGCTCGAGGAGGGTCTGGAGCCGAACCTCTCTGCGAGCATTCCAGACCGGGACGACGGGGGCGACGAACAGGTGCTACCGGGAGTCAAGAACGTCATCGCCGTCGCCTCCGGGAAGGGCGGGGTCGGCAAGTCGACCGTCGCGACGAACCTCGCGGCCGGGCTCTCCCAGCTCGGTGCCCGGGTCGGTCTGTTCGACGCCGACGTCTACGGGCCGAACGTCCCGCGGATGTTCGACGCCGACGAGCCGCCGATGGCCACCGAGGACGAGACCCTCGTCCCGCCCGAGAAGTACGGCGTGAAGCTGATGAGCATGGCCTTCCTCACCGGCGAGGACGACCCCGTCATCTGGCGGGGACCGATGGTCCACAAGGTCATCACCCAGCTCACAGAGGACGTCGAGTGGGGGAACCTGGATTACCTGATCGTCGACCTCCCGCCGGGGACGGGCGACACCCAGCTGACGATGCTCCAGACGATGCCCGTCACGGGCGCCGTGATCGTCACGACCCCCCAGGACGTCGCCTTAGACGACGCCCGGAAGGGACTGGAGATGTTCGCTAAACACGACACCGTCGTGCTCGGTATCGCCGAGAACATGTCGACGTTCGCCTGTCCTGACTGCGGCGGGGAACACGACATCTTCGGCTCGGGCGGCGGCGAGGAGTTCGCCGAGACCCACGAGATGCCGTTCCTCGGCTCGATCCCGCTCGATCCGACCGTCCGCGAGGGCGGCGACGGCGGGGAGCCGACCGTCGTCTCCGACGACGGCGAGACCGGGGACGCGTTCCGAACGATCACCGAGAACGTCGCGAACAACACGGGGATCGTCCACCGACGCGGCGCTTCGCAGTCGAGCGGGCAGGGAACCCGCGTCTCGGAGCGATGA
- the mch gene encoding 2-methylfumaryl-CoA hydratase, translating into MTRESQGDSRTESGERSEPRSIDWTDTETFARALDRADTREKGNYFEAFAEGDLIEHDPGLTLTQWGNEAWMSQTLNHDPAYWRTDAARERGFDEPPVHPDYLTAATLGITVEDLSEKGGYFLGRTDVRYPGAPVYTGTELRVESEVVSTATSSSRPEYGIVTWRTRGRDAETDDVLCSYERTNMIPRREPVATDGGGGSAAAAEEPDEPDLPSEFVTPDGGAFEDFREALERADDRDAAVAYRHERGRTQDDTTVAGLPLATLNTAKQHHNADVMANSPSGDIVTYGDVTRSTALGHARSDEDTYREVGFDDEQFHTFVTPGDTVYAFTRVLEAEETGRDEAGTVRFEHIAFNQDETPVYSGTRTAEIRKRSS; encoded by the coding sequence ATGACTAGGGAATCGCAAGGCGACTCCAGAACGGAGAGCGGCGAGCGAAGCGAGCCGCGATCGATCGACTGGACCGACACCGAGACGTTCGCCCGGGCGCTCGACCGCGCCGACACCCGCGAGAAGGGCAACTACTTCGAGGCGTTCGCGGAGGGGGATCTGATCGAGCACGATCCCGGGCTCACGCTCACGCAGTGGGGCAACGAGGCCTGGATGAGCCAGACGCTGAACCACGATCCCGCCTACTGGCGGACCGACGCCGCCCGGGAGCGGGGGTTCGACGAGCCCCCGGTCCATCCCGACTACCTCACCGCCGCCACGCTGGGAATCACCGTCGAGGACTTAAGCGAGAAGGGCGGCTACTTCCTCGGACGCACCGACGTCCGATACCCCGGCGCCCCCGTCTACACCGGCACCGAACTGCGCGTCGAGAGCGAGGTCGTCTCGACGGCGACCTCGAGCTCCCGGCCCGAGTACGGGATCGTCACCTGGCGCACCCGCGGTCGGGACGCAGAGACCGACGACGTCCTCTGCTCCTACGAACGAACGAACATGATCCCGCGACGCGAGCCCGTCGCGACCGACGGCGGCGGCGGAAGCGCTGCGGCGGCCGAAGAGCCCGACGAGCCCGACCTCCCGAGCGAGTTCGTCACCCCCGACGGCGGCGCCTTCGAGGACTTCCGCGAGGCCCTCGAGCGCGCCGACGACCGGGACGCCGCAGTCGCCTACCGCCACGAGCGGGGTCGCACGCAGGACGACACGACCGTCGCCGGACTGCCGCTGGCAACGCTGAACACTGCCAAACAGCACCACAACGCCGACGTCATGGCCAACTCGCCGTCGGGCGACATCGTCACCTACGGCGACGTCACCCGATCGACGGCGCTGGGTCACGCCCGCTCCGACGAGGACACCTACCGCGAGGTCGGGTTCGACGACGAACAGTTCCACACGTTCGTCACGCCCGGCGATACCGTCTACGCGTTCACCCGCGTCCTCGAGGCCGAAGAGACGGGGCGTGACGAAGCGGGCACCGTCCGTTTCGAACACATCGCGTTCAACCAGGACGAGACACCGGTCTACTCCGGGACTCGTACCGCGGAGATCCGCAAGCGCTCGAGCTGA
- the glmS gene encoding methylaspartate mutase subunit S, with amino-acid sequence MVLHTMSQTVVLGVIGSDAHVVGITILEQALSAAGFDVVNLGVQTSQEDFAEAAVAHSAEAVLVSSLYGHAEQDCQGFHDVLDDADIDAVTYIGGNLAVGQDDFEQTRETFEELGFDRVFDSETDPEEAIAALERDLHLTTSESDQVTVTS; translated from the coding sequence ATGGTTCTGCACACGATGTCCCAAACGGTCGTCCTCGGCGTGATCGGCTCCGACGCTCACGTCGTTGGCATCACGATCCTCGAGCAGGCCCTGAGTGCAGCTGGCTTCGACGTCGTCAACCTCGGCGTCCAGACCTCCCAGGAGGACTTCGCGGAGGCCGCGGTAGCCCACTCGGCGGAGGCTGTACTCGTCTCCTCGCTCTACGGGCACGCCGAGCAGGACTGTCAGGGGTTCCACGACGTCCTCGACGATGCCGACATCGACGCCGTCACCTACATCGGCGGCAACCTCGCGGTCGGCCAGGACGATTTCGAGCAGACCCGGGAAACGTTCGAGGAGCTCGGGTTCGATCGCGTCTTCGACTCCGAGACCGACCCCGAGGAGGCGATCGCCGCCCTCGAACGAGACCTCCACCTCACCACCTCCGAGTCCGACCAGGTCACCGTCACCTCATAG
- a CDS encoding GNAT family N-acetyltransferase, translating to MPPETPVVEPATQADLPAITELWVRLARGQRTHGSSVRAEENRETMRELLAGHLHTDGLLVARDGNSIVGFVSFSLERGTLALDATRGLISNVYVEPAYRGHGVGTALLKAAEDVLADRGAAVAVLEVLSDNEDARRFYRQREYDTYRVSMRRSLADRSESDTHSKEDG from the coding sequence ATGCCTCCGGAGACACCGGTCGTCGAGCCGGCGACGCAGGCGGATCTTCCCGCGATCACCGAGCTGTGGGTTCGACTCGCTCGCGGTCAGCGTACCCACGGTTCCTCGGTCCGCGCCGAGGAAAACCGGGAGACAATGCGGGAGCTGCTGGCCGGCCACCTCCACACCGATGGGCTGCTGGTCGCTCGCGACGGGAACTCGATCGTCGGTTTCGTCTCGTTCTCGCTCGAGCGCGGGACGCTCGCGCTCGATGCGACCCGCGGACTGATCTCGAACGTCTACGTCGAACCCGCCTACCGCGGACACGGTGTCGGGACGGCGCTGCTCAAGGCCGCCGAGGACGTCCTCGCCGATCGGGGCGCGGCGGTCGCCGTGCTGGAAGTGCTCTCGGACAACGAGGACGCCAGGCGGTTCTATCGTCAGCGCGAGTACGACACCTACCGGGTATCGATGCGCCGATCGCTCGCGGACCGATCGGAAAGCGATACACACTCAAAGGAGGACGGGTAA
- the citE gene encoding L-malyl-CoA/beta-methylmalyl-CoA lyase, whose product MTDDTEIRLCRTFQTAPAAVPKEETAKYLVSALEAEGFQAPDWLVPDLEDGTAPDMKAEGLENTIDRVPEYEFPGEIHPRVEWAYDDDRFRENGREQIDRLVAEIGDEIDGVVVPKVGRVADVERAAAAVAEAEREHGYPDGSIDLSIIIESGRARSDLREIAKFGADSRLTALIFGPVDYAAELGGRDLGEGMPRWDGLLEALSNEASAGGLLAIGGPFDDLFKERAGLTFYNAEAYADQVEREAQVGLDGSWSLYPKQTLQANTIHMPTPEELERDVHKIERFNEAKREGTGAVTIDGQMVDEATFKNFRNTVQTVRAIHDRRPDQTEERYDGELLDRALELELSYR is encoded by the coding sequence ATGACCGACGATACCGAGATCCGACTCTGCCGCACGTTCCAGACTGCACCCGCCGCCGTCCCCAAGGAGGAGACGGCGAAGTACCTCGTCTCGGCGCTGGAGGCCGAGGGGTTCCAGGCACCCGACTGGCTCGTCCCCGACCTCGAGGACGGCACCGCGCCCGACATGAAAGCCGAGGGGCTCGAGAACACGATCGATCGCGTCCCCGAGTACGAGTTCCCCGGCGAGATCCACCCGCGCGTCGAGTGGGCCTACGACGACGACCGGTTCCGGGAGAACGGGCGCGAACAGATCGACCGCCTGGTGGCCGAGATCGGCGACGAGATCGACGGCGTGGTCGTCCCGAAGGTCGGCCGCGTGGCGGACGTCGAGCGAGCCGCCGCCGCCGTCGCGGAGGCCGAACGCGAGCACGGCTACCCCGACGGCTCGATCGATCTCTCGATCATCATCGAGTCGGGGCGGGCCCGCTCGGACCTCCGCGAGATCGCGAAGTTCGGCGCCGACTCGCGGCTCACCGCCTTGATCTTCGGACCGGTCGACTACGCCGCCGAGCTGGGCGGTCGCGACCTCGGCGAGGGCATGCCCCGCTGGGACGGGCTGCTCGAGGCGCTCTCGAACGAGGCCAGCGCGGGCGGGCTGCTCGCGATCGGCGGCCCGTTTGACGACCTGTTCAAAGAGCGGGCCGGGCTGACGTTCTACAACGCCGAGGCGTACGCCGACCAGGTCGAACGCGAGGCCCAGGTCGGACTGGACGGCTCCTGGTCGCTGTACCCCAAGCAGACGCTCCAGGCGAATACGATCCATATGCCCACGCCCGAGGAACTCGAGCGCGACGTCCACAAGATCGAGCGCTTCAACGAGGCCAAACGCGAGGGCACCGGCGCGGTCACCATCGACGGCCAGATGGTCGACGAGGCGACGTTCAAGAACTTCCGTAACACCGTCCAAACGGTGCGGGCGATCCACGACCGCCGTCCCGACCAGACCGAGGAGCGCTACGACGGCGAGCTGCTGGACCGGGCACTCGAACTCGAGCTGTCCTACCGATAG
- a CDS encoding methylaspartate mutase subunit E, translating to MIRDERIPSDELRRIDNEIRSGWSTGEDVDFEEAIRYHESLPASKRFADVLESADKPLLQPRAGVPRLDDQIELLEYLQDDGRADLLPTTIDSYTRDNEYGKAQEGLEKARETGEDTLNGFPAVNHGIEGCRELIEALDAPIEVRHGTPDARLLAAITFAGGFQSFEGGPISYNIPYTKRHGLEETIEKWQFVDRLAGAYTERGVRINREPFGPLTGTLVPPSIAIAIMIVEGQLAATQGVRSITLGYGQVGNVVQDVAALNALQKLGDEYLPDEVVVTTVFHEWMGGFPPDEARANGVISLGGMTAAIAQPNKVITKSPQEFQGVPTKEANAAGLRTTRQVIDMAIEQNIDIDGIAEEQELIERETRCLMDTIFSHGDGDVVQGTIKAFDSGALDVPFAPSDSARGAVLPARDDDGRVRIFEWGDLAMDDDIKEIHKARLSQRADTEGREESFRMVADDVDAISDGKLIGRPQEKGGVGSAD from the coding sequence ATGATACGCGACGAACGCATTCCGTCCGACGAGCTGCGGCGCATCGACAACGAAATCCGCTCCGGCTGGTCCACTGGCGAGGACGTCGACTTCGAGGAGGCGATTCGCTACCACGAGTCGCTGCCGGCGAGCAAGCGGTTCGCCGACGTCCTCGAGTCGGCCGACAAACCGCTCCTGCAACCGCGTGCGGGGGTCCCGCGGCTCGACGACCAGATCGAGCTGCTGGAGTATCTGCAGGACGACGGGAGAGCGGATCTGCTCCCGACGACGATCGACTCCTACACGCGCGACAACGAGTACGGGAAAGCCCAGGAGGGGCTCGAGAAGGCTCGCGAGACCGGCGAGGACACCCTCAACGGGTTCCCCGCGGTCAACCACGGGATCGAGGGCTGTCGCGAGCTGATCGAGGCCTTAGACGCCCCGATCGAGGTCCGTCACGGCACTCCCGACGCCCGGCTACTGGCGGCGATCACCTTCGCGGGCGGGTTCCAGAGCTTCGAGGGCGGACCGATCTCGTACAACATCCCCTACACGAAACGCCACGGGCTCGAGGAGACCATCGAGAAGTGGCAGTTCGTGGATCGGCTGGCGGGTGCCTACACCGAGCGGGGCGTGCGGATCAACCGCGAGCCGTTCGGCCCCCTGACGGGGACGCTGGTCCCGCCCTCGATCGCGATCGCGATCATGATCGTCGAGGGCCAGCTCGCCGCGACCCAGGGCGTGCGCTCGATCACGCTGGGCTACGGCCAGGTCGGCAACGTCGTCCAGGACGTCGCCGCTCTGAACGCCCTCCAGAAGCTCGGGGACGAGTATCTCCCCGACGAGGTCGTCGTCACGACGGTCTTTCACGAGTGGATGGGCGGGTTCCCGCCCGACGAGGCTCGCGCTAACGGCGTCATCAGCCTCGGCGGGATGACAGCCGCCATCGCCCAGCCAAACAAGGTGATCACCAAATCGCCCCAGGAGTTCCAGGGGGTCCCGACGAAGGAAGCGAACGCTGCCGGGCTTCGAACGACGAGACAGGTTATCGATATGGCGATCGAGCAGAACATCGACATCGACGGTATCGCGGAGGAACAGGAGCTGATCGAGCGAGAGACGCGGTGTCTCATGGATACGATCTTCAGCCACGGCGACGGCGACGTCGTCCAGGGAACGATCAAGGCGTTCGACTCCGGAGCGCTGGACGTCCCCTTCGCGCCCAGTGACAGCGCGAGAGGCGCCGTCCTGCCCGCGCGTGACGACGACGGTCGCGTGCGGATCTTCGAGTGGGGCGACCTCGCGATGGACGACGACATCAAGGAGATTCACAAGGCACGACTCTCCCAGCGGGCCGACACCGAGGGCCGCGAGGAGTCGTTCCGGATGGTCGCCGACGACGTCGACGCGATCAGCGACGGGAAGCTCATCGGCCGCCCGCAGGAGAAAGGAGGTGTCGGCAGTGCGGATTGA
- a CDS encoding DUF5785 family protein — MDWPFDPDGEQGSEGMRKFDMRIIADKVDEEEDFPMDRDEFVAEHGDDPIRINYQRVVPMREIFEHVDAEEFETIVDMHKAVGAAMRTGEFWEYHPKGADPEKKRA; from the coding sequence ATGGACTGGCCATTCGACCCCGACGGGGAGCAGGGTAGCGAGGGAATGCGGAAGTTCGACATGCGGATCATCGCTGATAAGGTCGACGAGGAGGAAGACTTCCCGATGGATCGCGACGAGTTCGTCGCCGAGCACGGCGACGACCCGATCCGGATCAACTACCAGCGCGTCGTGCCGATGCGGGAGATCTTCGAACACGTCGACGCTGAGGAGTTCGAGACGATCGTCGACATGCACAAGGCCGTCGGCGCCGCGATGCGGACCGGCGAGTTCTGGGAGTACCACCCGAAGGGAGCCGACCCCGAGAAGAAACGCGCCTGA